ctgtctccctgatctgaattgggagctggttccacaggagaggagcctgaaagctgaaggctctgcctcccattctactcttacaaaccctaggaactacaagtaagcctgcagtctgagagcgaagagctctattggggtgatatggtactatgaggtccctaagataagatgggagctgattattcaaaaccttataagtaagaagaagaattttaaattctattctagaattaacaggaagccaatgaagagaggccaatatgggtgagatatgctctctccttctagtccccgttagtactctagctggagcattttgaattaactgaaggcttttcagggaacttttaggacaacctgataataatgaattacaatagtccagcctagaggaaataaatgcatgaattagtttttcagcatcactctgagacaagacctttctaattttagagatattgcgtaaatgcaaaaaagcagtcctacatatttgtttaatatgcgcattgaatgacatatcctgatcaaaaatgactccaagatttctcacagtattactagaggtcagggtaatgccatccagagtaaggatctggttagacaccatgtttctaagatttatggggccaagtacaataacttcagttttatctgagtttaaaagcaggaaattagaggtcatccatgtctttatgtgtgtaagacaatcctgcagtttagctaattggtgtgtgtcctctggcttcatggatagataaagctgggtatcatctgcgtaacaatgaaaatttaagcaatgccgtctaataatactgcctaagggaagcatgtataaagtgaataaaattagtcctagcacagaaccttgtggaactccataattaatcttagtctgtgaagaagattccccatttacatgaacaaattgtaatctattatataaatatgattcaaaccaccgcagcgcagtgcctttaatacctatggcatgctctaatctctgtaataaaattttatggtcaacagtatcaaaagcagcactgaggtctaacagaacaagcacagagatgagtccactgtctgaggccataagaagatcatttgtaaccttcactaatgctgtttctgtactatgatgaattctaaaacctgactgaaactcttcaaatagaccattcctctgcagatgatcagttacctgttttacaactaccctttcaagaatttttgagagaaaaggaaggttggagattggcctataattagctaagatagctgggtcaagtgatggctttttaagtaatggtttaattactgccaccttaaaagcctgtggtacatagccaactaataaagatagattgatcatatttaagatcgaagcattaaataatggtagggcttccttgagcagcctggtaggaatggggtctaatagacatgttgatggtttggatgaagtaactaatgaaaataactcagacagaacaattggagagaaagagtctaaccaaataccggcatcactgaaagcagccaaagataatgatacgtctttgggatggttatgagtaattttttctctaatagttaaaattttattagcaaagaaagtcatgaagtcattactagttaaagttaaagggatacttggctcaatagagctctgactctgtcagcctggctacagtgctgaaaagaaacctggggtttaggatttaaagctctctttacagcatccaaagttgtcttcaatgaggatgtaaaactattgacgagatactctatctcacttacagagtttaggtagctactctgcactgtgttggtatatggcattagagaacataaagaaggaatcatatccttaaacctagttacagcgctttctgaaagacttctagtgtaatgaaacttattccccactgctgggtagtccatcagagtaaatgtaaatgttattaagaaatgatcagacagaagggagttttcagggaatactgttaagtcttcaatttccataccataagtcagaacaagatctaagatatgattaaagtggtgggtggactcatttacattttgagcaaagccaattgagtctaataatagattaaatgcagtgttgaggctgtcattctcagcatctgtgtggatgttaaaatcgcctactataattgtcttatctgagctaagcactaagtcagacaaaaggtctgaaaattcacagagaaactcacagtaacgaccaggtggacgatagataataacaaataaaactggtttttgggactttcaatttggatggacaagactaagagtcaagatttcaaatgaattaaagctctgtctgggtttttgattaattaataagctggaatggaagattgctgctaatcctccgcctcggcccgtgctatgagcattctggcagttagtgtgacacgggggtgttgactcatttaaactaacatattcatcctgctgtaaccaggtttctgtaaggcagaataaatcaatatgttgatcaattattatatcatttactaacaaggacttagaagagagagacctaatgtttaatagaccacatttaactgttttagtctgtggtgcagttgaaggtgctatattattttttctttttgaatttttatgcttaaatagatttttactagttgttggtggtctgggagcagacaccgtctctacggggatggggtaatgaggggatgacaggggaagagaagctgcagagaggtgtgtaagactacaactctgcttcctggtcccaaccctggatagtcacggtttggaggatttaagaaaattggccagatttctagaaatgagagctgctccatccaaagtgggatggatgccgtctctcctaacaagaccaggttttccccagaagctttgccaattatctatgaagcccacctcattttttggacaccactcagacagccagcaattcaaggagaacatgcggctaaacatgtcactcccggtccgattggggaggggcccagagaaagctacagagtccgacattgtttttgcaaagttacacaccgattcaatgttaattttagtgacctccgattggcgtaaccgggtgtcattactgccgacgtgaattacaatcttaccaaatttacgcttagccttagccagcagtttcaaatttccttcaatgtcgcctgctctggcccccggaagacaattgactatggttgctggtgtcactaacttcacatttctcaaaacagagtcgccaataaccagagtttgatcctcggcaggtgtgtcgtcgagtggggaaaaacggttagaaatgtgaacgggtacatggggcttctgtttggaactacgcttcctcctcacagtcacccagtcggcctgctttcccggctgctcgggatctgccagagggaaactaacggcggctaagctaccttggtccgcaccgactacaggggcctggctagctgtagaattttccacggtgcggagccgagtctccaattcgcccagtctggcctccaaagctacgaataagctacacttattacaagtaccattactgctaaaggaggccgaggaataactaaacatttcacacccagagcagaaaagtgcaggagagacaggagaagccaccatgctaaactggctaagagctagtagctgcgctaagctagcagattcctaaaaacacacaaagtgaataatgtgtaaataatttagaggtgattcagcagagggagtgctttagttaaggcacatgaagattacactgtgaaacaaatcgttatctagttaactagatcaatctaactgcgcagattaaacagctaacagatacagcaaaacaccgctgtgctccggaacaggaagtgatacaataccgcagtgagagccaaccaccagtagaggcaagagcTCGCAATCCAcagcacacagcaaactataataaactagtaacacatcactcctaaaaacagtctttggtgtgtcacgtgtctgccctacgattggattttggcaaaccatgtgacggtgaaccagttccgattggacactcacattgctcacgccatcacacagcttctatgaggagtacaaagatggtggacggtggctcaaaagtccgccgagttaacttttcagcaaaaaagtaagttcctatctcatatcattaaaaagttatttataatttagtaaatcttgctccaggtgatttcactgattaactgattacatctgctcaaactgatgttaatcagtgaaatcacctggagcagtgggtggttacaaagaaaacctgcaccctcttggccctttctggaatcagtttgacacctatacaACTTTGGGAACAGGTCAGAAAAATTATGAACCAATGACTTGTGATCCATTGAAAACATAATAAAAGGAATCACAACAGAATAGCTATCTTTAAACATTACAATGTAATAATCTGGTTGTGAGGTAACATTTAATATAAGAAAACATTCATTTTGTAACTTTCATATCACTTATGAtggtctctttattttctttctaCTTTTGTAATTGAACTCCATTTTCAAACTTACACGTTGTCTTACTGCAGTCATGGCAAGTGATGGCATTGTCTTAACGCATGGCTCTGTTGTACTGTTTCATTGGTCCAGCTACTTTCGGGAGCTGTCTGACACTGATCTTCTGTCAGGGCCCTGGTCATCTACAGTGCCAGGGATTTGGTGGCTGATCCTCCAGTAAGCTGCTTGCCTCTGAAGTTCAGTGATAATGTTTTTCAAAGGTGATGTAAAGCTGCAAAAATGTATCGTATTGGGGCTGAACGTCTTCAGGCaggtgaaaatgctgtttttctggtgttacaaaaaacacagtggcttagtggttagcactgttgcctcacagcaagaaggtcatgggattgatttccacctgtggccttttctgtgtggagtttgcatgtcctccccgtgtttgtgtgggtttcctctgggtgctccactttcctcccacatttaaagacatgcatgttaggtgaattggaaactttataattgtccaggtctcccttgcaaaagggatcttgatctcagtgggactaagctggttaaataaaggttaaaattgGGGCACAGCTATCCCAACATACTGGAAGAAAGCCACTTGTCCCTCTCTGGAAAGGAAAATGTGATTACAGTATTACAGGGGTATTACAGTACTCTCTGTGGACGAGTTACTTGCTGGGGTCATTTTCAAGAGCAGTCAGTGCCACCAGTTTGCTGCTCAGTGATGAGAGCCGTCTGGTCTCACATCGGACCCAGGGCGGTCCATAGTGTGGGGGCTGTGGGGACATGGCACGAGTGGATGGTACTTGACTTGACCTGAGCTCACATCCCTTTTCCTTCTATTAAATGTTTTTCTCTTCAGTATCTCCGGAACTACTTGGTGTCCTCTCCTCAATTGCAGTCTTCATGGCACTGGTTGCAGTTTTTTATCTTTACCTCAACAACAAGCTGTCAGTGAAGAGCTCCAGTGATCTGCCACACCTCAGTGACTATAACAAGAACCAGCCAGGTACTAATCATGCATTGTGTCACACTGCTGTTCCTCATGTACAGTTTCAACATCAAGCACAAATGCTTGGATTGTATCGCTGTAAAAAACTCACCAATACAAAGTCTAACTACAGGGTGATTAATGGTTGCTTTTGATCTATGGTCTAATCTAAATGCTCAGAATTACGTTAAGATGGACATTAATGTGCATATTCTTGTTGCATGAGACTTTAAAATACACATAtctgaattaaaaataaaagcaatCTGAAACTGAGAACTCCTGTCAATTACACATACGATGACtataaaagtactcaccctcatgGGCTTTtacaaaaactaatttcttttgacttcTTCCATTTTGCGTGGGGTCACtagaacagatctgatttgattcaGTATGTTGATTTTATtgcttgttttatgccagatgctcttcctcATGTAGTTTCAGATCTACAGTGGGACTGCAAGGAgactggtcctcaaactggggacCTTCTCCCCACCATGTTGCCCCTGGGCTTTTACacgttttattgttttatggctTTAAATTCCTTATGCAGTGTCAAGCTGTTGTCACATTGCCTCTGTGCACAGCATGTGCTCCATTCATTGTAGAAATGTATGAGTTAAAAAATTGTTCTCTTGAAtgtcaaaatgaaatgaaatcttaAAACAGCTAAATTAAGGATAAATGTAAAACTATTAAATAATGAAATGTGTAAGTTTTCACCCCCTTTAATAGAACATAGCTACATTACAGCCAGCTGGATAGAGACATTGCGTCACGAACACTAAACTTTCACAGCTTGGAGCAAATTAAAATTTAGAGGAATCTTTGACTATAATCGGAATTTTACAATATAAGTGATGTCTGAACCCAGCTGAGTGGAAaagtgattattttattttattggaaGTGAGCTCTTacacagtttattggtttagttttATATTCATGACACAAGTATGCAGGACATTTTTTCCATGCACTTGTCTGCGCGCACgcatatgtatgtatacacattCTCATTAATACATGACACTTTAATTGAACTATAGATACCCTTTTGACCAGTATTTGTGGTCATTACATTTTAAAAACCCTTGCACATGAAGAAGTGATTTCTCTTGGGAACACTAAAACTAATTTACAAGACATGCTAGACATTTGATACTTATACTGTCTGTACCCACTGCAGTGCAGATTATTTGATTAGATTTTAAATATTGTTCAGTCAATGTACAGTATTTATTTACATGTTTATAAGAGTGATATTTTACCCATTGCACACAATAATGGATTAACAATACATGGTTGACACTTGATGCTTACACCATAGGTGCTCTTTGTGAAGTATTTGAAGTGATAAGATGTTAGGGTCTGGTGAAGAGacgtgtgtgtgactttaatgcatttttttgtgAAAAGATAGATTGAATTTAAAGTGAAATAAGATGTAATCCAATTGTATGAAATGATAAACGCAGCCTCTGAATTTCGTCACTCTCAGATCTGTGCTCCCGCGCGGAGGCGGAGCGGAGGGATATTGGCTGTAGCGTAGAGCGTCATATTTGGAAAAAACTAGAGTGGCACCTTTTTGTGTCACCTTTGAAGAAGTGGGCCGAgtcgacagccaatcagagatcACTATTTTAATCACATGACCTATTTGAACCAGTGGGTGATGAGAAAAGTAATGAGAATATTTAGTTGATATAATTTCCACAAATAGTGGATGTTAGGACACGTTTACTGTGTGTTTCACACTTGGCAGCAaggctggaagactgaagaaaaaagatgaGGAATCAGTGGCTGCTCCATTATTAGActgacaagtttgagaaccctaatttttgtgaaatggaggatcatacctGTACATATTACTTATCATGAGAagacaagggagcatgaatcctgaacaaagaagtagaaataaaattgTGACTGGTGACGGCATAATACACTGtgtaacctcaccactaggtgacgCTGAAGGTTCAATTAGCCCAGATTACAGCGAttgttttttgaaaaaactgcatatttattgtttgtttgtttttttatttgatgtCATGAAACAGTAAAAAGCCACAGAGGTGAGTACTTTTTATAGTCACTGTACCGAATTGGTGTATAGTATGTAAATGGTGAACAAAGTGATGCCAACACCACATGCTGCTAACGACCACATGTCCATGTCAGTGCTTCTGAGGAGCTAATCTAAGGATCAGCGTGCTGACGGAGGCCCAGCTGAGAGATGGCCTTCTTCAAGAGCTTCCAACAGAACCTCCCATCTGTCAACATATCCACCATCTTGGACTCAGTCAGTAGTCGTGTGGACGACCTGGCCACCGCGGTCAGTGATGTCACGTACGCTGTGAGCGATCAGTTGACTGAGCAGGTCACCACCATCATTAACAAGGTTCAAGAGGATGAAGATAGAGAAAACACCAGTGGGCCAGAGTGTAGTCAGACTTCTACAGCCAAGGAAGAGAAGGCGAACAATAAAAGCATTTGGCAAAGGACTCGAGACTCTGAGCCGAGCAGCGCGGGCCACGGAGCAAAGAACACTGCAGAGACAGAGCAGGTGCCGAGCCAGTTGGAGTGGGAATGGAGGGATGGATGCTGGCGAGTCAAAAGGACAGAAGCTGAGTTAGCAGACGAAGAGAGGAAGAAGCAAGAGAAGGAGCTGCAAGAGATGAGAgagcagaggaaaaaagaaaagaggcAGAAGCAGCTGGAGAAAGAAGCCATGACACACAACACCAAAGACTTTCAAGAGAACAAAGAGGTGGAAGATGAAGGTAACAGCAGAGGACTGGACAGAAAGGCCGGGGATCAGTCCAGCACTCAGGGTGGTGAGCATCCCCAGTCACCTGGACCAGACACTGAAAGCAAATTATCAAAAGAGAACAAGCACCAGGATGGAGGAGACGAGGAGGAAGAAAGTCTAGAGAGAGATGAGGGAGATGCAGAGGAATCTGAGCTTTACAGTTCTCCCTCAGCAACCAAAAAGAAATGTTCACACAAGAAgaagggcaaagatgaagaagaagGTTCAAAGCAATcagcaaaaactttaaaaaaagagaaaaagaaggaGAAAggcaagaagaaaaagaaagctaACCAAGGTTAGAGGGAGTCCTGATTTTCTTTCACCACTGGTTTTTCTGTCTCTTCTTACTGGTCCTTCTGATACATAACAGCAGAGTGACAGTGGAATCTCTGATATGACAGCCTTCCTATTTCTACTTCACCTTCACAGCGTGTTGTGTGCATTtctgtggtgttttgtttttgcacataTTTCTGTGAAATACACAGAACTAACCTCTGTGTGTTCTGCCCAGAGGCAGTTTTGTCAGACAGTGAGGAGGAAACTGGTGCAGAGGTCGAGGCCCAGCAGAACGAATCCTCTATGTGGAGCAACAGAAGGTCCACTGAGCATGGAGGCTACAGCAGTGAGGACGCCAGCGAACATGGTCagcattgcacaaaaaaaaacaaaaaacaacaaggaATCACCCTGTCCTGTCTATCTATAAATATTGTAAGCACAACTCTTCCTAAACCAAATGATAATTTTCAATGAAACTTCAGGCAGTGGCAGCAATATATGAAGATGTGTATGTGTAATTCCTGTCTACTGTCTTCAAGAGGCGATAATTGAGCTTTtgcacttatttaaaaaaaaaaaacattttgaaactgCTCCTGTCTGTCTCTTGATAAGGAGGTTTTACTGCTTTACTAAAGATTTACTGctacttgttgggaaggtgtcgtgacacggacccacaacagggggcattaatgaacggacaatggataagccaaaaagtaacaatttaatgttgtgaatcgcacaacgacaatgacagagaatgtggatcgtcaatcatatacaaggtgacgtgtgggtaggctcgaagatagaagacgtatggcaagagaagagccggatcccacacagcttccaccgccaacggatctgaagaacaccggagccaccaagccctgcgccccaggtggccactgtcttcagcagtcagacccggtactgctggcagaaacaaaaacagttaatggtgggtgtgtgtatatacacccagcaatcttacagagcttaattcctccaggagggaaaacctccaccttcagacacagaatcacccgtgcagctcctgtcagtcacttccctggaaggagtgagaggcgaagacgtcgcgctcacactgtccgccaatccagcttcagactgtcaccacaggaaaacggctgcacacagaacaatattcagtctcagaaaaatcacagcagagaaggttacctgaatggtagctgatttctcggcggggaagtggagttgcagtccggcttttatggaggatgtggttgatgagtgacagctggtgttgatgatgtgtgacagctgtcactctcagtaggtccgacaccctctcgtgcttggagcccgcactccaagcagggcgccatctggtggtggtgggccagcagtacctcctcttcagcagcccacacaacactactgATACATAATACACACATGTAACCAGTGTAGCACAGCGTGGGGTATCACTCATCTCTAGTTCTCCATGCCACGTTTCTTCTGTTGTGTCTCTGTGTTGAAAGCAGCCAACAGCATCCAGAGGCTAAAACAAGACTCCTCCCTCAGTGAGCTGCAGCCTCCTCCATATCACAGTGAGGCTACAGCCATGGTCGGGTCTTCTTGCACGCGCTTAGAATGCGGGGTTAAGAAGGGGCCAACCACACAACACTGTGACAGCCCTCAGTATTCCAGTGAGGCCAGTGTCGACCAGGACACCGACAGCTACCTCAACAAAGCCTGTGAGGAGGACATTCCTAGCGACAGCACAGCTGTGGTGGGACCAGAGGTACGAGGAACACTGGGTTCTCCTTTTTGTGTATCCAAACACCCGTCTAGCACAACCCCCAACACAGACGTGCCAAAAACAAAAGATGTTAGTTTGAACATTTGCAGTAATGTTTCtcttggtctttatttcaggATGGCACTGGGCCTCATCTCCCCACAGCCTATGAGCCAGAGCCATTTGCCAAATATGGCACACTGGATGTCGCCTTTGAGTATGACTCTAGTGAGCAGTGGTTGGCCGTCACGGTTACTGCAGCAACAGACATCCCAGCTCTCAAACAGACGGGCAACATCTCGTGGCAGGTCCATCTGGTCCTTCTGCCCACTAAGAAGCAACGAGCAAAGACCGGCGTACAGAAGGGTCCATGTCCCGTGTTCACAGAAACATTCAAGTTTTCCAGGGTGGAGCAGGAGGCCCTAGGAGACTACGCAGTTCGCTTCCGCCTTTACAGCATCCGACGAATGAAAAAAGAGAAGGTCCTTGGAGAGAAGGTGTTCTACCTGACCAAGCTGAACCTGCAGGGCAAGGTTGCTCTACCTGTCACACTGGATCAGGGTTCTGAAATTACAGTGAGCAATAACTTTTATTCAAAAGAGCATCTTTGACTGTGCACAGTTTGGTTGAAATAGGAATGGCCAGTTTCAGGTTTCGTAGTGTGCACATGGTTCAGTCAGTGTGCTTCATGAAGTGCGCCATGATGGAATGCGGTATTGTTGCGGAACGTTATACCATCAAAATATAATACCGGCCCATGCTTAACGTGAGGGAGTGTGTTCGGAAATGGATGATGTTCAACGTTACAGTTTATCACAATGTATCCTTTTAAGTCACATTAGGTCTGGGAGCAGGTGCTGGTGCATGACGCTATATCCATCACACTACATAACTGTGTTGTCTGGTTTGGGAGccacctaggcagacaaccggtctgaAAGTGACCATCTATCTGTCGCAGCCAGGTGAACCATGTGCATCCTTTTGCCCTTTTCCAGTTTCTGGGGgcatcaacactgaggcaccttggtaagtaagtcccttcagctgctcccttgtttgcactcggggtcgccacagcaaatccaaggtggatctgcatgttgaattggcacaggttttacactggatgcccttcctgacgcaactccacattacatggagaaatgtagcaggagtgggatttgaacccagaaccttctgcactgaaaccaagcgcattatgtTGGATCATAAACATGCCACACGGCCAAAATGCCATAATTCAAGTGATACTTCTCTCCTGAGTTTCACTAAGTAATTGTTCTATTGATACAGAGTTAttgcagtggtacccaaggatcatctGGTGAGACCTCATACCAAAGTCATCTAGTCGTTGCCTTAGATCACTAGTTATTGTCCAAGTCTCATAACGTACAGTAAAACAAGCACCACATGCCAAAATTCAAAGTCAATGTTGACCCAATCAGTACCACTTACAGGGACTCAACAACACTTATAATTCAGGATCAGTATACTATGGCCTTCATAAAAATGTagggtggccatcccagggtggcagtcaGGCGTCACTGATGAATTAATCAGGGgccaaaatttaaaatgctccaatcatattgaaaagagtGAATGAGTTCCTAAATGAGTGAATGAGTTCCTCCCCTCAGCCACCCCAGTTTAAGATTAAAACTCAAATCAGTATGTGCTATCTTAACATCTAATTAGTATATTAGACGtgggttaactttgatgcacgcaaTCAAATCACAAATcaagtttgttttgcttatgtgtTAAACTAttgacctgtctgccacctgttgaACACTGCCATGTGCTGGACATGTCTGTGCTTGCAGCAGGGAATAGTCATGACAAACTGATAAAAATGTGTTGAACTTTGATGTCAGTAGAAAAAGCAAGTTTGTTTTGCACCATATAAGTGCTGCATAGACATGTCTGGACTTGACTTGATTCAGGGAAGAATCTTATCACATGCATGATTCAAATTAGAAGTATGCCTCGTAGGTGCAcgtagcgtgtgtgtgtgtgtgtgtgtgtgtgtgtgtgtgtgtgtgtgtgtatatatatactcaacaaaaatataaacgcaacacttttggttttgcttccattttgtatgagatgaactcaaagatctaaaactttttccacatacacaatatcaccatttccctcaaatattgttcacaaaccagtcgaaatctgtgataatgagcacttctcctttgctgagataatccatcccacctcacaggtgtgccatatcaggatgctgattagacaccatgattactgcacaggtgtgccttagactgcccacaataaaaggccactctgaaaggtgcagttttgttttattggggggggataccagtcagtatctggtgtgaccaccatttgcctcatgcagtgcaacacatctccttcgcatcatccgtgaagagaacacctctccaacgtgccaaacgccagcgaatgtgagcatttgcccactcaagtcggttacgacgacgaactggagtcaggtcgagaccccgatgaggacgacgagcatgcagatgagcttccctcagacggtttctgacagtttgtgcaaaaattctttggttatgcaaagcgattgttccagcagctgtctgagtggctggtctcagacgattttggaggtgaacatgctggatgtggaggtcctgggctggtgtggttacacgtggtctgcggttgtgaggctggttggatgtactgccaaattctctgaaacgactttggagacggcttatggtagagaaatgaacattcaatacacgagcaacagctctggttgacattcctgctgtcagcatgccaattgcacgctccctcaaatcttgtgacatctgtggcattgtgctgtgtgataaaactgcacctttcagagtggccttttat
The sequence above is drawn from the Thalassophryne amazonica chromosome 21, fThaAma1.1, whole genome shotgun sequence genome and encodes:
- the syt14b gene encoding synaptotagmin-14b isoform X3, which translates into the protein MAIDGGGRNCGVHELICARRVSPELLGVLSSIAVFMALVAVFYLYLNNKLSVKSSSDLPHLSDYNKNQPEAVLSDSEEETGAEVEAQQNESSMWSNRRSTEHGGYSSEDASEHANSIQRLKQDSSLSELQPPPYHSEATAMVGSSCTRLECGVKKGPTTQHCDSPQYSSEASVDQDTDSYLNKACEEDIPSDSTAVVGPEDGTGPHLPTAYEPEPFAKYGTLDVAFEYDSSEQWLAVTVTAATDIPALKQTGNISWQVHLVLLPTKKQRAKTGVQKGPCPVFTETFKFSRVEQEALGDYAVRFRLYSIRRMKKEKVLGEKVFYLTKLNLQGKVALPVTLDQGSEITGCGSLVSVSRSGGALSYRSASDPSTPEILLGLIYNAATGQLSAEVVQGSHFKTTASDKPINGLFCCVKHFIGGQLYIMRDTYVKLTMMDAKGKEMSKCKTAVCRGQPNPTYKETFVFQVALFQLSEVSLVVSVFCRRSSMRPRERLGWVSLGLNSTSEEQQAHWSEMKEAEGQQVCHWHTLTDT
- the syt14b gene encoding synaptotagmin-14b isoform X1 codes for the protein MAFFKSFQQNLPSVNISTILDSVSSRVDDLATAVSDVTYAVSDQLTEQVTTIINKVQEDEDRENTSGPECSQTSTAKEEKANNKSIWQRTRDSEPSSAGHGAKNTAETEQVPSQLEWEWRDGCWRVKRTEAELADEERKKQEKELQEMREQRKKEKRQKQLEKEAMTHNTKDFQENKEVEDEGNSRGLDRKAGDQSSTQGGEHPQSPGPDTESKLSKENKHQDGGDEEEESLERDEGDAEESELYSSPSATKKKCSHKKKGKDEEEGSKQSAKTLKKEKKKEKGKKKKKANQEAVLSDSEEETGAEVEAQQNESSMWSNRRSTEHGGYSSEDASEHANSIQRLKQDSSLSELQPPPYHSEATAMVGSSCTRLECGVKKGPTTQHCDSPQYSSEASVDQDTDSYLNKACEEDIPSDSTAVVGPEDGTGPHLPTAYEPEPFAKYGTLDVAFEYDSSEQWLAVTVTAATDIPALKQTGNISWQVHLVLLPTKKQRAKTGVQKGPCPVFTETFKFSRVEQEALGDYAVRFRLYSIRRMKKEKVLGEKVFYLTKLNLQGKVALPVTLDQGSEITGCGSLVSVSRSGGALSYRSASDPSTPEILLGLIYNAATGQLSAEVVQGSHFKTTASDKPINGLFCCVKHFIGGQLYIMRDTYVKLTMMDAKGKEMSKCKTAVCRGQPNPTYKETFVFQVALFQLSEVSLVVSVFCRRSSMRPRERLGWVSLGLNSTSEEQQAHWSEMKEAEGQQVCHWHTLTDT
- the syt14b gene encoding synaptotagmin-14b isoform X2; amino-acid sequence: MAFFKSFQQNLPSVNISTILDSVSSRVDDLATAVSDVTYAVSDQLTEQVTTIINKVQEDEDRENTSGPECSQTSTAKEEKANNKSIWQRTRDSEPSSAGHGAKNTAETEQVPSQLEWEWRDGCWRVKRTEAELADEERKKQEKELQEMREQRKKEKRQKQLEKEAMTHNTKDFQENKEVEDEGNSRGLDRKAGDQSSTQGGEHPQSPGPDTESKLSKENKHQDGGDEEEESLERDEGDAEESELYSSPSATKKKCSHKKKGKDEEEGSKQSAKTLKKEKKKEKGKKKKKANQEAVLSDSEEETGAEVEAQQNESSMWSNRRSTEHGGYSSEDASEHANSIQRLKQDSSLSELQPPPYHSEATAMVGSSCTRLECGVKKGPTTQHCDSPQYSSEASVDQDTDSYLNKACEEDIPSDSTAVVGPEDGTGPHLPTAYEPEPFAKYGTLDVAFEYDSSEQWLAVTVTAATDIPALKQTGNISWQVHLVLLPTKKQRAKTGVQKGPCPVFTETFKFSRVEQEALGDYAVRFRLYSIRRMKKEKVLGEKVFYLTKLNLQGKVALPVTLDQGSEITGCGSLVSVSRSGGALSYRSASDPSTPEILLGLIYNAATGQLSAEVVQGSHFKTTASDKPINTYVKLTMMDAKGKEMSKCKTAVCRGQPNPTYKETFVFQVALFQLSEVSLVVSVFCRRSSMRPRERLGWVSLGLNSTSEEQQAHWSEMKEAEGQQVCHWHTLTDT